Proteins from one Malassezia vespertilionis chromosome 2, complete sequence genomic window:
- the VPS27 gene encoding Vacuolar protein-sorting-associated protein 27 (BUSCO:EOG09261ZXZ; COG:T; COG:U; EggNog:ENOG503NWSX) yields the protein MIPAGHEDIAVNLEVCDQVRARAVDPNEAMQALKARIEHKNANVQMLALGNGGDHFFAQVASPTFMDPISATLRLRRPLVPDVRSKLLRCLQDWRYLAASKPAELGYIVQIAEQVEQAGIELPSPDPNTVAAARVFADTLAAPEWSYGNVCTKCRSEFTTFLRKHHCRNCGRVFCYACADKTMSLPWYGIGQDVRVCDGCYNREGPASTQNTKEAIPPKPRPTQKRMRKEDQDLEKAIQLSLQESKAAPMQNTQQEPVQCAAHAQGPSDADDPELGAAIAASLREMERTAQIMETHPKKRTAGDLGGVAPRAQAPAKSALELASQDVDNVLTFSQTVLQPAAPWKRNVAIDGVPRPVQNMCEKAASSHLRVVRNMDEGNRRLYELVGLHEKLSEAVRMYIGLLDVHGDTLNQTSAAPPLRTSATPSSAAIPAVPQAVPQAVPQAVPQANVPPTMPSAPPLEPGSDTMDAPLVPRFPMVPSAPVEPPADHSETAQDVPLIEL from the exons ATGATACCCGCAGGACATGAAGACATTGCGGTGAACTTAGAAGTGTGCGACCAGGTGCGTGCGAGAGCGGTGGACCCGAACgaagcgatgcaggcgctcaaagcgcgcatcgaACACAAGAACGCCAATGTGCAAATGTTGGCGCTTGGC AACGGGGGTGACCATTTTTTTGCGCAGGTGGCGTCGCCAACGTTTATGGATCCCATCTCCGCGACACTGCGCCTCCGGAGGCCGTTGGTCCCCGATGTAAGGAGCAAACTGCTGCGCTGTCTGCAGGACTGGCGGTATTTGGCAGCATCCAAGCCCGCCGAGCTGGGTTACATTGTGCAGATCGCCGAGCAAGTGGAGCAAGCTGGAATCGAGTTGCCATCGCCGGATCCGAATAcagtcgctgcagcgcgcgtcttTGCAGACACGTTAGCAGCACCTGAATGGTCATATGGGAACGTGTGCACTAAATGTCGCTCTGAATTTACCAcatttttgcgcaagcaccacTGCAGGAACTGTGGTCGCGTCTTTTGCTACGCGTGTGCGGACAAAACAATGTCGCTCCCTTGGTACGGCATTGGCCAAGATGTTCGTGTGTGCGACGGGTGCTACAATCGGGAAGGGCCAGCATCGACCCAAAATACAAAGGAAGCAATACCACCGAAGCCGAGGCCCACACAGAAGCGGATGCGAAAAGAGGATCAGGACTTGGAAAAGGCGATTCAGCTATCGCTCCAGGAGAGCAAAGCAGCACCCATGCAGAATACCCAGCAGGAGCCAGTTcagtgcgctgcacatgcgcAGGGGCCCAGCGATGCCGATGATCCTGAGCTCGGAGCGGCGATAGCAGCTAGTTTGCGCGAAATGGAGCGCACCGCACAAATTATGGAAACGCACCCTAAAAAGCGCACTGCAGGAGATTTGGGTGGCGttgctccgcgcgcgcaggctCCAGCGAAGAGCGCACTGGagcttgcgtcgcaagACGTGGACAATGTGCTCACTTTTTCACAGACGGTATTGCAgcctgccgcgccgtggaaACGGAATGTGGCTATAGACGGCGTGCCACGCCCTGTACAAAATATGTGTGAAAAGGCTGCGTCATCGCACTTGCGTGTGGTGCGCAACATGGATGAAGGAAACCGCAGACTTTATGAACTCGTCGGGCTGCACGAAAAGCTATCTGAAGCTGTACGTATGTACATTGGGCTGCTGGACGTGCATGGAGACACTTTGAATCAAACTTCTGCTGCCccaccgctgcgcacgagcgcaacgcCGTCTTCCGCTGCGATTCCTGCCGTGCCACAAGCGGTGCCACAAGCGGTGCCACAAGCGGTGCCACAAGCGAATGTGCCGCCGACGATGCCATCTGCACCGCCTTTGGAACCGGGCTCGGACAcgatggatgcgccgcttgtgccACGCTTTCCCATGGTACCATCTGCACCTGTGGAACCCCCTGCAGATCACAGCGAAACGGCCCAGGACGTCCCACTGATTGAATTGTAA